One Nitrospinota bacterium DNA window includes the following coding sequences:
- a CDS encoding TraR/DksA C4-type zinc finger protein, which produces MSPEERQELKREIVDEIEAQKHLIKSLEITSRPVPPDDAIGRLTRMEAISSKGVSEASLHSARTKLVKLETALGKVDHPDFGICIRGENPIPLGRIKAMPENVLCVPCAEKR; this is translated from the coding sequence ATGAGCCCGGAAGAACGCCAGGAACTGAAACGTGAAATCGTCGATGAAATCGAAGCGCAAAAGCATTTGATCAAAAGCCTCGAAATAACCTCCAGGCCCGTGCCGCCAGATGACGCCATTGGCCGTCTCACCCGTATGGAGGCGATCAGCAGTAAAGGCGTCTCGGAAGCGTCGTTGCACTCAGCCCGAACAAAACTGGTAAAACTGGAGACCGCATTGGGGAAAGTGGATCATCCAGATTTCGGCATCTGCATCCGCGGCGAAAACCCCATCCCCCTGGGCCGCATCAAGGCCATGCCGGAAAACGTTCTGTGCGTCCCCTGCGCTGAAAAGAGATAA
- the htpX gene encoding zinc metalloprotease HtpX translates to MNTLKTTLLLGGLTLLLVFGGMALGGQEGMVIAFLFAVAMNFGAYFFSDKIVLSMYKAEEIQEHDAPELFQMVRELSRRAEIPVPRVYIIPSDQPNAFATGRNPEHAAIAVTDGITRILDHDELEGVLAHEISHVKNRDILIGTIAATMAGAISMLANMAQWGMLFGGGRRDGNGGNPIFMILTMILAPIAALLVQMAISRTREYKADHTGAILTGSPEPLASALMKLERSAQRIPMHAEPATAHMFIVNPLTGKGMMALFSTHPSTEKRVEALMALKSLQRSPLA, encoded by the coding sequence ATGAATACTCTTAAAACGACATTATTGCTGGGTGGTCTGACGCTCCTCCTGGTTTTTGGAGGAATGGCGTTGGGCGGTCAGGAAGGAATGGTCATTGCCTTTCTTTTTGCCGTGGCGATGAACTTCGGCGCCTATTTTTTCAGCGATAAAATAGTTCTATCCATGTACAAGGCCGAGGAGATTCAGGAACACGACGCGCCGGAACTGTTTCAGATGGTCCGGGAGCTTTCCCGGCGCGCGGAAATTCCAGTGCCGAGGGTTTACATCATTCCCTCCGATCAACCCAACGCCTTCGCCACCGGACGCAATCCGGAACACGCCGCCATTGCCGTCACCGACGGCATCACTCGTATTCTGGATCACGATGAACTGGAAGGGGTGCTGGCGCATGAGATCAGTCACGTTAAAAACCGCGATATTCTCATAGGAACGATCGCCGCCACGATGGCCGGCGCGATCAGCATGCTGGCAAACATGGCGCAATGGGGGATGCTTTTTGGCGGCGGCCGCCGCGATGGAAACGGGGGAAACCCGATTTTCATGATCCTGACGATGATCCTGGCGCCCATCGCCGCTCTTCTCGTACAAATGGCCATCTCACGCACCAGGGAATATAAAGCCGATCACACGGGCGCGATATTGACGGGATCACCCGAACCTCTGGCCAGCGCGCTCATGAAACTGGAGCGATCCGCTCAGCGGATTCCCATGCACGCCGAACCCGCAACCGCCCATATGTTCATCGTCAACCCGTTGACAGGTAAGGGGATGATGGCCTTGTTCAGCACGCATCCTTCCACTGAAAAGCGGGTGGAGGCCCTGATGGCTCTTAAATCTCTGCAACGTTCTCCGTTGGCTTAG
- a CDS encoding recombinase family protein: protein MKQAVGYVRVSTREQGHKRNGIEAQRETIERFAQAEGLVIVEWHEECESGKGFLNALDSRPELAKALDHAKRLKCSVVVSKLDRLSRDVAFISGLMSRGVAFIVAELGPNVDPFILHLYAALSEKERMLISQRTREGLRKVKERGIRLGNPTNLEAAQRKGMESNMARADVFAESVLPIIHAFRGKKLSLRQIVNELNDRKIATARGGSWHLKTLQNILARSSA from the coding sequence GTGAAACAGGCTGTAGGATACGTGCGAGTATCCACCAGAGAACAGGGACACAAGAGGAATGGCATAGAGGCCCAACGTGAAACGATAGAGCGGTTTGCTCAGGCAGAAGGACTCGTGATTGTAGAATGGCATGAGGAGTGCGAAAGTGGAAAGGGCTTCCTTAATGCGCTTGACAGTCGGCCCGAACTAGCAAAAGCCCTGGATCACGCCAAAAGGCTCAAGTGCTCTGTAGTGGTCTCCAAGCTTGACAGACTCTCTCGTGATGTTGCTTTCATTTCAGGGCTAATGTCCCGTGGCGTTGCCTTCATCGTGGCTGAACTTGGTCCAAATGTTGACCCTTTCATATTGCACCTGTATGCGGCTTTGTCTGAAAAGGAACGCATGCTAATCAGCCAAAGAACGCGAGAGGGATTGAGAAAGGTAAAAGAGAGGGGGATACGACTTGGGAATCCTACTAATCTGGAAGCTGCACAAAGAAAAGGTATGGAATCGAATATGGCACGGGCCGATGTTTTTGCTGAATCTGTTCTCCCTATTATTCACGCTTTCCGAGGTAAGAAACTCAGCCTTCGCCAGATAGTTAACGAACTGAATGATAGAAAGATCGCAACAGCAAGGGGAGGCTCTTGGCATCTAAAAACCCTGCAAAATATTTTGGCTCGTTCTTCAGCTTAA
- a CDS encoding glycosyltransferase family 4 protein — MAVHQLACALQRQGCEVHVLYSREPGEKIEPDVPYKIHWARRFNVATINLDIFSFAFALNRLMRRERFDIVHGNAEESFFASCICRRTGAVPLFTSHAPTIPAMGILRALLRPLSFLKTINPLLLRSAARRAKKIFTFSQFSKNRVLDGLGKRWQDRVEVISAGIDPSWFDVERAPTDKPELVFWGRMEDEKGIPELLQALQIVAKKIPDVKLTLVGEGHRLEAYKQQVRKLGLIPRVVMPGWRSIEYIQDLAATARIGIFPSRIETFGLSVAEALGSGLPVIATSAGALPEIVEDGVTGTLVPPQDPQALASAILTALADAGNSNRMTEQGREGARQQFSWDATARQLIAIYEQELKAV; from the coding sequence ATCGCCGTGCATCAACTCGCCTGCGCCCTGCAACGGCAGGGTTGCGAGGTGCATGTCCTTTATTCCAGAGAGCCGGGAGAAAAAATTGAGCCGGATGTCCCTTACAAAATTCACTGGGCCCGCAGATTCAACGTCGCCACCATCAATCTGGACATTTTTTCCTTTGCCTTTGCGCTCAACCGGCTGATGCGGCGGGAACGGTTTGACATTGTTCACGGCAACGCCGAGGAATCGTTTTTTGCTTCCTGTATTTGCCGGAGGACCGGAGCGGTTCCACTTTTTACCAGTCACGCGCCGACTATCCCGGCGATGGGAATACTTCGCGCCCTCTTGCGTCCCCTGTCTTTTCTAAAAACCATAAATCCGCTTCTTTTGCGCTCCGCCGCTCGCCGTGCGAAAAAAATATTCACTTTCAGTCAGTTTTCCAAAAACCGGGTCCTCGATGGCTTGGGAAAACGCTGGCAGGATCGCGTTGAGGTGATTTCAGCCGGCATCGACCCCTCGTGGTTTGATGTCGAGCGAGCGCCGACGGATAAACCGGAACTTGTTTTCTGGGGGCGCATGGAGGATGAAAAGGGCATCCCGGAATTGCTTCAAGCTCTGCAAATCGTCGCAAAAAAAATTCCCGATGTGAAATTGACCCTGGTTGGCGAGGGACATCGTCTGGAGGCATACAAACAGCAGGTGCGGAAGCTGGGCCTCATTCCGAGAGTTGTGATGCCGGGGTGGCGATCCATAGAATACATCCAAGACCTTGCGGCGACGGCGCGGATCGGAATCTTTCCGTCCCGCATTGAAACGTTTGGTCTTTCGGTGGCGGAAGCTCTGGGCTCGGGGCTGCCGGTCATCGCCACCTCTGCGGGGGCTTTGCCTGAGATCGTCGAAGACGGCGTGACGGGAACGCTGGTACCACCTCAAGACCCGCAAGCATTGGCTTCAGCCATCTTAACCGCGCTTGCAGATGCTGGGAATAGTAACCGCATGACCGAGCAGGGGCGGGAGGGCGCGCGGCAACAGTTTTCCTGGGATGCCACTGCCAGGCAATTGATCGCGATTTACGAGCAGGAATTAAAAGCGGTTTGA